The following proteins come from a genomic window of Misgurnus anguillicaudatus chromosome 10, ASM2758022v2, whole genome shotgun sequence:
- the pogzb gene encoding pogo transposable element with ZNF domain isoform X2, which translates to MDADLFMECEEEELEPWQQQHSMDDPVGSAESNASTSETNIVSSTPATTIDIPAEPKTMVIPNLPSVVNAVSTVPLLTTTLAPQVVSAPMPADIPKPVQGQQVILAPGGGGLSTVALSQVLLPGTSPISGAASSQPFYFTTQGLPVQNIRPVQPGQNQVGLVLNVQQGQTVRPFTLVQAPGTQIFKPAPGSTQIITQPAQMRTATPVANMIQTSRSFNTLQIPATLTIRTTTPVTMPTAKSLTTMPTTTTQPSAAQATTKIVTIKPGTSSIDLQNLMCLVKSVNLPGGAQTQTFVVMGNQKSNGTSLVSTAVPVTTQTVVQTTPVLATNTAQSSPIYLCPRCGAQFKMVEALRSHMCFCCPDARTTGISGATPAANTSDTQTAPKSLTPVPKVTIDSPPTKAVEKAGDKESRLVMLVDDFYYGTFEGNRVYKPSDSLKEPLSFRCLSCNKNMKNNIRLMTHMRYHVELDQQNGEMDTSCQHCFRHFPTPFRLQCHLESVHTSIESSTKCKICEWSFESEPVFLQHMKNTHKPGEMPYVCQVCDYRSSLYSDVFKHFVTWHEDTRHLLCQYCLKVFKHSTSYQQHYVRHQKSTVYHCNKCRLQFLFTKDKVEHKINHHKTFRKPRELEGLQPGTKVTIRAYVGHKKTAGQASSKTSVSKNSSQTVNSDDQKQRPPKKKVSKMFDFLAKFQEQRSLLDKHKCVECTFEITDFANHYPTYVHCSLCFYSTCCSRAYANHMINHVPGRMAKALKRSPPSGWKLSCADCDYTTPQGNLMAKHLVKFPDHSACIFTQRECLETDIEFCQVEEEEVEGPQGVEDSDVGTQPDWLSMEHWSVPGDEETVPEFTESCGPLHSIPKTSDVLDYFQLVFPDVIFDHIVYETNSYASYCSSFGNGDPTWCPLVRDELKGFFGLCILMGLDGLADPETYWSSDYRSGSFCYKTSELFHWTMSYARFKQISVHIRMSSMIVEKDKQSVDKLHFFEPVLSVLQTSMQKAYGPNKCLTIDQAFLPSHDKGIKREKSENSQPKIWLLCDSKSGYCHKLLISTQQDKRKDLGKSVVPHLIEGLQGKHHHIFLSSSLASVPLMQELYEAGIYCSTSVLPHSPILPTEFWDLPALDDPGDFQQFKHPPLLVTRWKDSKQLVCLSTNAEARQPDKVWRRSAQIGDLVSIERPLAFKLLQDNMRGVDICNQLLTCNQLGGLVLDTNWRRLFWFLVNLSVINSFIVLREMRKDTPPLWLPGGHFSQAIYRKRLGCKLARFGERYARQNQNFGSTSQPSIKQEIKTENLETQEGIRHQLAKISRKTRRCKLCSIMNLRRESVYGCTECLVNLCKRPSCFWNYHGFSANFQGNPRVGFVAPKREGNSSALAYNAGRLHTSSFGPSDGQNEGMDQEMAPLEDTDMDTDTTESDVELQDTLNKQMEPAEVTNSTLSQTLKDKEEPLSIHQHQTLLLALCSGIQKASKEKDTKPRLIKKWLRYREKQLRLSAEGTSSRSGETVDRLVEWVLAKREQQHPVSEAKLFEKASEMQSQFNESSSFRISYEWAVSFMLQHKLGLDVSIAEQRELPRAMEESCRCFTEIVHSQIKTNGVQQCVIGAMDQLSIYVDFNMLNDDTGISKETAFQLTGSGKPFVKIYLSMLANGTVLPAMLFTSHKLSKSLPDSVLLMAKEEGFSGPEEIEVWANQVWKEHLDSQSETEALLVMDSHHSRASEDFISTVSSTKTLPAVVPAGCTGRHQPLEMCVRPALQKFLLARWSQSGASRVQPEDLVDLLVTWLGEAMTCFSSKPEFIQHSFCLARLIPEHSHEEHTDLPGTPTELIRLLSDATLGPDVVEIVEEEESMDTCTVNKANPVDEKIDLTQEPDIVDDEVNQIDDDDEDITEKKEIERNEDCLEITSESTDDSHSSPESEAASDNSEKDISESCHDTSADQTDAASNR; encoded by the exons ATGGATGCAGATTTGTTTATGGAGTGTGAGGAGGAGGAGTTGGAACCATGGCAACAGCAACATTCAATGGATGATCCAGTGGGCAGTGCCGAAAGTAATGCTTCCACTAGTGAGACAAACATTG TGTCTTCCACTCCTGCCACAACAATTGATATTCCAGCCGAGCCTAAGACCATGGTGATCCCAAATCTACCATCTGTAGTGAATGCTGTGAGCACTGTGCCACTGCTAACAACTACAT taGCTCCTCAAGTAGTTTCCGCTCCTATGCCTGCTGATATTCCTAAACCAGTGCAAGGGCAGCAGGTCATCTTGGCTCCTGGTGGAGGAGGGTTGAGCACTGTGGCTCTGTCACAGGTTCTTCTGCCTGGCACATCCCCGATTTCCGGTGCTGCCAGTAGCCAGCCGTTTTACTTCACCACACAG GGTCTTCCTGTCCAGAATATTCGTCCTGTCCAGCCAGGCCAGAACCAAGTGGGATTGGTGCTGAATGTTCAGCAAGGCCAAACTGTTCGACCTTTTACGTTGGTGCAAG CACCTGGGACTCAGATTTTTAAACCAGCTCCTGGATCAACCCAAATAATCACCCAGCCAGCTCAAATGAGAACCGCAACTCCGGTTGCGAACATGATCCAGACGTCTAGGTCCTTCAACACGTTGCAAATCCCCGCTACTCTCACTATACGTACCACGACACCGGTAACCATGCCTACTGCTAAATCTTTAACCACCATGCCCACTACAACCACTCAGCCTTCCGCAGCACAAGCCACGACTAAAATTG TGACGATAAAACCAGGAACTTCTTCCATAGATCTGCAAAACCTAATGTGCCTTGTGAAATCTGTTAACTTACCTGGTGGAGCTCAAACGCAGACATTTGTCGTCATGGGAAATCAAAAAAGCAATGGAACTTCTCTTGTCTCCACTGCTGTTCCTGTCACAACTCAAACTGTTGTTCAAA CGACCCCTGTTCTAGCGACAAATACAGCACAATCTTCaccaatttatttgtgtcctcGGTGTGGAGCTCAGTTCAAAATGGTTGAGGCTCTGCGGAGTCATATGTGT TTCTGCTGTCCAGATGCACGGACGACTGGGATAAGTGGAGCCACACCTGCTGCGAACACCTCAGACACCCAGACTGCACCCAAGAGCCTCACTCCTGTGCCAAAGGTTACCATAGACAGTCCACCTACCAAGGCTGTGGAAAAGGCTGGGGATAAAGAGTCCAGACTTGTCATGCTGGTGGATGACTTCTATTATGGCACTTTTGAGGGAAATCGGGTCTATAAGCCTTCGGACAGCCTAAAGGAACCCTTATCATTCAGATGCCTCAGCTGTAACAAGAACATGAAAAATAACATAAG ACTTATGACCCATATGAGGTACCATGTAGAGTTGGACCAGCAAAATGGGGAGATGGACACTTCCTGCCAGCACTGTTTTCGCCACTTTCCCACCCCGTTTCGCCTTCAGTGCCACCTGGAGAGCGTTCACACCTCCATTGAGTCATCCA CTAAGTGTAAGATATGTGAGTGGTCCTTTGAGAGTGAGCCGGTGTTTCTGCAGCACATGAAGAACACACACAAACCTGGAGAGATGCCGTATGTGTGCCAG GTGTGCGATTACCGGTCTTCCCTCTACTCTGATGTGTTTAAACACTTTGTTACCTGGCATGAGGATACCCGCCACCTTCTGTGCCAGTATTGTCTTAAGGTTTTCAAGCATTCCACCAGTTACCAGCAGCACTATGTCCGTCATCAG AAGTCAACAGTTTATCACTGTAACAAGTGTCGTCTTCAGTTCCTTTTCACAAAAGACAAAGTTGAGCATAAAATTAACCACCACAAGACTTTCCGCAAACCTCGTGAATTAGAAGGGCTCCAGCCAGGGACAAAG GTAACCATTAGGGCATATGTTGGACATAAGAAGACGGCAGGTCAGGCCTCCTCAAAAACATCGGTTAGTAAGAACAGTTCTCAAACTGTAAATAGTGACGACCAGAAACAAAGGCCTCCAAAAAAGAAAGTGAGCAAGATGTTTGACTTTCTGGCCAAGTTCCAAGAGCAGAG gtcaCTGCTGGATAAACATAAGTGTGTGGAATGCACTTTTGAAATCACAGACTTTGCCAATCACTATCCTACATACGTCCATTGCTCGCTTTGCTTTTACAGCACATGCTGTTCCCGTGCTTACGCAAACCACATGATCAA TCACGTACCTGGAAGAATGGCAAAAGCTTTAAAAAGGAGTCCGCCGAG CGGTTGGAAGCTGAGCTGTGCAGATTGTGACTACACAACTCCTCAAGGGAATTTGATGGCTAAACACCTGGTGAAGTTCCCAGATCACTCGGCTTGTATATTCACTCAGAGAG AGTGTTTGGAGACAGACATAGAGTTCTGCCAGGTTGAGGAGGAGGAGGTGGAGGGTCCACAAGGGGTTGAAGATAGTGATGTTGGGACACAGCCTGACTGGTTGTCCATGGAGCACTGGAGTGTGCCAGGTGATGAAGAAACTGTGCCAGAATTCACAGAGAGTTGTGGCCCACTGCATTCAATTCCCAAGACGAGCGACGTCCTCGACTACTTCCAGCTTGTTTTTCCTGATGTCATCTTTGATCACATCGTTTACGAGACCAACTCTTATGCTAGTTATTGCTCTTCGTTTGGCAACGGAGACCCTACCTGGTGTCCTTTGGTTAGAGATGAGCTCAAAGGCTTTTTTGGTCTCTGTATCCTGATGGGACTTGATGGCCTGGCAGATCCAGAGACGTACTGGTCCTCGGACTATCGCAGTGGAAGCTTTTGCTACAAAACATCTGAGCTCTTCCACTGGACCATGTCTTATGCACGTTTCAAGCAGATCAGCGTACACATCAGAATGAGCAGTATGATTGTGGAGAAAGACAAGCAAAGCGTTGACAAGCTACACTTTTTTGAGCCTGTGTTGAGTGTCTTACAGACGAGCATGCAAAAGGCCTACGGTCCAAACAAGTGTCTGACAATTGATCAAGCTTTTTTACCGAGCCACGACAAGGGAATCAAAAGGGAGAAGAGTGAAAATTCCCAGCCCAAGATATGGCTACTGTGTGATTCAAAGTCTGGCTACTGCCACAAACTGTTGATCTCGACGCAACAGGACAAACGCAAAGATTTGGGAAAGTCTGTCGTGCCGCATCTCATAGAAGGCCTGCAGGGTAAACATCACCACATCTTCTTGTCCAGCTCGCTAGCATCTGTTCCTCTAATGCAGGAGCTGTATGAGGCTGGCATATACTGCTCCACCTCTGTACTGCCTCACAGTCCTATTCTGCCCACTGAGTTTTGGGATCTGCCTGCGTTGGACGATCCTGGGGATTTCCAACAGTTTAAACATCCCCCGTTACTTGTTACCAGATGGAAAGATTCCAAGCAACTGGTATGCCTATCCACAAACGCTGAAGCAAGGCAGCCAGACAAAGTCTGGAGGAGATCTGCTCAAATCGGTGATCTCGTCTCTATCGAAAGACCTCTGGCGTTTAAGCTACTCCAGGACAACATGCGTGGGGTTGACATTTGTAATCAGTTGCTGACCTGCAACCAACTCGGCGGACTGGTTCTTGACACCAATTGGCGACGTCTCTTCTGGTTCCTTGTGAACTTGAGTgtcattaactctttcattGTTCTGCGAGAGATGCGAAAAGACACTCCACCTTTGTGGTTGCCCGGAGGACACTTCTCCCAGGCCATCTATCGTAAACGGCTGGGGTGTAAGTTGGCCAGGTTTGGTGAAAGATATGCCCGCCAGAACCAAAACTTCGGGAGTACATCCCAGCCAAGCATCAAACAAGAGATCAAAACAGAGAATTTGGAGACACAAGAAGGAATCAGACATCAATTAGCCAAAATTTCACGTAAAACGAGAAGATGTAAGCTTTGCAGCATAATGAACCTGCGTCGTGAGAGTGTGTATGGCTGTACGGAGTGCCTTGTGAATCTGTGCAAGCGCCCTTCCTGCTTCTGGAACTACCATGGTTTCTCAGCTAATTTCCAAG GTAATCCCAGGGTTGGATTTGTGGCCCCTAAGAG GGAAGGCAATTCATCTGCACTTGCCTATAACGCAGGAAGGCTGCACACCTCATCGTTCGGTCCCAGTGATGGTCAGAATGAAGGTATGGACCAGGAAATGGCCCCTCTTGAAGACACTGACATGGACACTGATACAACTGAAAGTGATGTGGAGCTACAGGacacattaaacaaacaaatggaACCTGCAGAGGTAACCAATTCCACACTATCCCAAACTCTAAAAGACAAAGAGGAGCCTCTCTCCATTCATCAACATCAAACACTACTGCTAGCATTGTGCTCTGGAATCCAGAAAGCTTCGAAAGAAAAAGACACCAAGCCTCGGCTCATTAAAAAATGGCTTCGCTACAGAGAGAAACAATTACGGCTTTCGGCCGAAGGCACCAGCAGTAGATCCGGAGAGACCGTCGACCGTCTAGTGGAGTGGGTTTTGGCCAAACGGGAACAGCAGCATCCTGTCAGTGAGGCGAAACTGTTCGAGAAAGCTTCAGAGATGCAAAGTCAATTCAACGAGAGCAGCTCTTTCCGTATATCGTACGAGTGGGCTGTGAGCTTCATGCTGCAGCACAAACTAGGCTTGGATGTCTCCATCGCAGAACAACGGGAACTTCCTCGTGCAATGGAAGAAAGCTGTCGGTGCTTCACAGAGATCGTGCACAGCCAAATCAAGACAAACGGTGTCCAGCAATGTGTGATCGGTGCTATGGATCAGCTGTCTATTTATGTGGATTTCAACATGCTGAATGACGACACCGGCATAAGCAAAGAGACTGCCTTTCAGTTGACTGGGTCTGGTAAACCTTTCGTTAAAATTTACCTTTCAATGCTTGCTAATGGAACGGTGCTTCCTGCAATGCTCTTCACGAGTCACAAGTTGAGCAAAAGCCTGCCAGACTCAGTCCTACTTATGGCCAAAGAGGAAGGTTTTAGTGGACCAGAAGAGATCGAGGTTTGGGCCAACCAGGTGTGGAAAGAGCACCTCGACTCACAGAGTGAAACTGAGGCCCTGCTGGTTATGGATAGCCACCATAGTCGTGCATCTGAGGATTTCATATCAACAGTCAGTAGCACTAAAACTTTACCTGCTGTTGTTCCAGCTGGGTGTACCGGACGACACCAACCCCTGGAGATGTGTGTGCGCCCTGCGCTTCAAAAGTTTCTCCTTGCTCGTTGGTCACAATCCGGTGCATCTCGTGTTCAGCCTGAAGACCTGGTGGATCTTCTTGTTACCTGGTTAGGAGAGGCCATGACTTGCTTTTCGAGTAAGCCTGAGTTTATTCAGCATTCGTTCTGCTTGGCCCGACTGATTCCTGAACATTCGCACGAAGAACATACGGATTTGCCAGGTACTCCAACGGAGCTAATTCGTTTGCTGTCGGATGCCACGCTTGGACCTGATGTAGTTGAAATCGTTGAAGAGGAAGAGTCAATGGACACGTGTACTGTAAACAAGGCCAATCCAGTTGATGAGAAGATTGATTTAACACAAGAgccagacattgtagatgatgaAGTCAATCAaatagatgatgatgatgaagacatAACAGAAAAAAAGGAGATTGAAAGGAATGAAGATTGTTTGGAAATCACAAGCGAGTCTACGGACGACTCGCATTCGTCGCCTGAATCAGAGGCGGCTTCAGATAACTCTGAAAAAGATATTTCAGAATCCTGTCATGATACTTCAGCCGACCAAACCGATGCTGCATCCAACAGGTGA